Part of the Bacteroidia bacterium genome is shown below.
AATACCTCAAAGATTTTTTTTTCAAAATGGAGGGCATTAATGAAAATCAATTATAGTAATTACGAAGAATATCTTGTAGCATATCTCGAAGGAGAGCTTGTGCCAGCGCAGGAGGAAGAGGTCCGGGAATTCCTGGAGCAAAATCCTGAACTCAAAGACGAGCTGGTGTTGCTGCAAAAGACTTTTCTGGATACGAAAGAGGAGCCACCGGTATACCGGAACAAAACATCGCTTATGCGCGAGGAGCGGGGGCGTGTGATCAAGCTCTCAACGGGTTGGAAAATGGCAGGCGCTATAGCAGCCGCTGCAATGATGGTTTTCGCCATAGCGCTTGTACTCGTGCTTATGCGGCCATCGGACGAGCCACAAAATTCTGTTGTGTTTTCACAAAACAGTGAAATTGAGAAAGACTTAAATGAAAAAGAAAACTCAATTCTTAATGGACAAGCTCATTCACATTCTGAAGAATTAATTGCTGCAGCGGGAAAAGAAGAATTTGAGGATAAAAAAGATGGTACTAAAATAAACGTTGTAAAATCAGACATTAAAATTCAAAGTAAAGTGAATAATAATGATTTGATTAAAACAACACTTTCGGGTGCAGATGCAACACAAGAGGCTTCGGTAAAATCTCAGCCAAAGACCGGAATATTAATTAAAATGCCGGTAGAACCGGAAGCATTGAAGATTGCTGCCACTGAAATCAGGGTGGAGCGAACGGAACCCAAAAGGATCCTTGAAAAGCCTCGACAATCGGAGAATACGGCCATAGCAAAGACAGACCCTTCTGGGATAGGAGAAGTGAAGGAAAAAATATTTACTTCAGAAATTAGTACACAGCAGAAGGGATTGTTGGCAATGGGGGGCAATTTACTTAAAAGAATTACCGGGTATAACGACCAGGTAACTGTGGAAAAACACGAAGTTGAGGGCAAGAAGCGCTATAAGTTTAAGCTGGAAAGTGAGCAGTTCGTTTTCTCAGCAAATTTCCCAGGGTTGAAATAATTAAAACAATTTTAAATATTAATTAAAAATTATGAAAACGATCAGATTTATACTGATGATGGCTGTGCTGTGCATTTCGCAGAACGCGATGAGCCAGGAAACGAAGACCGGCAGTGAAATGACTGAGGAGCAGCGAGAGGCGCTGGAAGCGCGCCTCAACTCGGTGCGTGCAGAAATGCAGGGAATCAGGACAACGCTGGATGAACAGCTTGACAGCCTGGCAGATTTGATGAAAGATCTGAAAATGAAACCGGCACCCGATACCACTCGCAAAAATGACAGGGTGAGTGTGTCAATATCCGACCAGGGAATGCAATTAAATTTTGGAAATGAATCTGGAAAAGGGGATAAGCAGAAAAAGGAAGAGCTGAAGAATTTTCAGACAGAATGGTTGCTGCTGGACCTCGGAATAAATCCTTATCTTCATGAGAATTCCTTTAACATGCCGGATAGTGGCGGTGCTGCGGGTTTGGACCTGAATTATTCACGTTCCGTGCATGTGGGCCTGCACCTTTTTCAGCAGGCCATGCGGCTCGGAACCGATAAACTGTGGCTTCGCTATGGACTCTCGGTTGATTACCGCAATTACTCGTTCCAGGATGACATTGTTTTAATTCCTGATTCCAGCCGGTTTGCTTTTATGGGCTCAGAAGTTCCGCTTAAAAAGAGCAAGCTTACTACGCAAAGCTTCCTGGTGCCACTCATGTTGCAGTTTGAAAACAATGCAGAAGAACGGGGAAAAAGCTTTCGGTTAATTGTTGGCGGTTATGGCGGTTATACATTCCGCATTTATTCCAAAAGCGTAAACGAGGACAATCATAAAACAAAACTGGTGGATAATTTTAATGTGCAGCAGATCCGCTACGGAGTTACTGCCCGCTTGGGCCTGAGCAAGTTTACGCTATACGC
Proteins encoded:
- a CDS encoding outer membrane beta-barrel protein — protein: MKTIRFILMMAVLCISQNAMSQETKTGSEMTEEQREALEARLNSVRAEMQGIRTTLDEQLDSLADLMKDLKMKPAPDTTRKNDRVSVSISDQGMQLNFGNESGKGDKQKKEELKNFQTEWLLLDLGINPYLHENSFNMPDSGGAAGLDLNYSRSVHVGLHLFQQAMRLGTDKLWLRYGLSVDYRNYSFQDDIVLIPDSSRFAFMGSEVPLKKSKLTTQSFLVPLMLQFENNAEERGKSFRLIVGGYGGYTFRIYSKSVNEDNHKTKLVDNFNVQQIRYGVTARLGLSKFTLYANYDMSPLFEEGRGPELYPVTAGIVLHGFSFN